The sequence GACTTAAAGTAAAATGTGTTTTGTTTTTGAGTAGGTAGTCGATGTCATATTAAAAAAAAAGGACCCGTCATGGGCTTATGCTTTCTGGTGGGGTGATTGCCCATTCGGTGCAGCGCCTGGATAAAATCCGTAAATTGGTTGGTGGCCTCTTTGGTTCCGGGATTTTGGGTTATTTCGATCTTTTGGATGTTGCTGAAATCGACCGAACCGGAAAACGCGACGAGTTCCCGTTTTGCCTGTTCTGAAAGTTTCATGAAAACTCATTCCTAAGCTGAACCAACAGGTTCTGTTTATTGAAAAGGTCAAAATAGTCTTTAAGAAGTTCCCAGTCGACATTTTGTTGGTTCATCTTTTTGTACTTCAGAAGCAGGCGCATATCCTGAAAATCGGCAGCGTAGCGCGACGGCTCATTGGCAATCGCTTGGACTTTGAGGCCGATAATATCTTCAGGAGAAAGTACTTTTACCGAATATTGATCAAAGACCGTAAAACTTTGTACCCGGGTAAGCATCTCTCTGGAAAGGTGCCTGAACGCATGAATGATATCGATATGACCCAACGTTTTAATGCTGGAGGAATATTGTGAAATATTTTCGGTTTTATAAATGCATGAATACATGGCAGAAGATAGAACCTTCTCTGCTTTTTCAAGATCATCGAGCAGGATCAAGAAGTCAATATCGATGGTCGAACGGAGAATGCCCATGACACCAAGTGCAAATCCTCCAATGAGACCATATTGGATGCCTTCTTCTTCAAAAGGTTGAATGACCTGCTTAAAGACCAGTTCAAAATTCATAATGTCACCTTAGTCTCAAACTAAATTGGGTCCGTCGGAGCGGAGTCGGATGAGGGTAAAGTTATTGGGGTTTATTGGGGTCGGGCCACACCAACACTGCTTGCCACCCATACATCTGCCTCTTCATCCCATTCCGCTCTTATAAAATAAGGTCTTTTATTCATTCAGTCCTCCGTGTTGCATAGTACTGCGTTTAACCTTTGTAATGAACGGAATAAGCCTTTTGTGATTAAAAATCAATCCGGCTTAGGGGATCAGTGGGTGGGGCAGGCCTGACTTATGGGCGTTGTTGTGACTGCTCCCCAAGATCGTTTGCTTTTAATCACAAAAAGAGTCTTTGTTTTGGCCTCTGTGCTTATGTGGTTAATTACTTTTATCCAGTAATCAACGGTTTCAATGCATCGGTTTGGTGTTGGTTCAGGAATAGTTTGTCGCAATCCAAGCTTTATAGGAATCACTCAGCAGTTCATTCCACCATGATTGATGGGCAAGGAACCACGTAAGGGTTTTGCGGATACCGGTTTCAAAGGATTCTTCGGGTAAAAACCCAAGATCATTCTTGATCTTTTTAGCATTGATGGCATACCGACGGTCGTGCCCGGCTCTGTCTTTTACGTGGGAAATCAAGGTGTCTGGATGGTTTGCTTGCGCTGCTGGTGAGTTAGCAAACCGTTCAGCCAAGCTTTTATCGGTGGAA comes from uncultured Desulfobacter sp. and encodes:
- a CDS encoding DUF1902 domain-containing protein; the encoded protein is MNKRPYFIRAEWDEEADVWVASSVGVARPQ
- a CDS encoding nucleotidyl transferase AbiEii/AbiGii toxin family protein, which translates into the protein MNFELVFKQVIQPFEEEGIQYGLIGGFALGVMGILRSTIDIDFLILLDDLEKAEKVLSSAMYSCIYKTENISQYSSSIKTLGHIDIIHAFRHLSREMLTRVQSFTVFDQYSVKVLSPEDIIGLKVQAIANEPSRYAADFQDMRLLLKYKKMNQQNVDWELLKDYFDLFNKQNLLVQLRNEFS